The DNA window CGAAACATACAGGCATTCCACTTGTGACGATGCTTCTGCTTCTGAAATTTCCTCATTTGAAAAAGGGCAGCTTCGGCAAATCTCTTCCAGCTCAGCAGCTGTCCTTAAAACAACTGCCACTGAAAATCCAAAGGCTTTTTCGATTTCACCCTCAATTTTTTCCCGAAGGGGTTCTTCCTCCTCTTCCGATTTAAAAAGGACATTTCCGCTCTGTATATATGTTTGTACTTCAGAAAGCCCCATATGCTCAAATAAACTTTTCAAGTCGGACATCAAAATTCTGTTTTTTCCGCCTACATTAATGCCCCGAAGAAGTGCCGCATAAATAGTCACAATGAATCCCTCCTTAATAATCAAAATCTGAAACTGCCATCCTTTAATCATTTTAAAATATTATTTTTTATGGCTCCATAATTATATTAAGCATTTTATCCGTATTATTAATAAATTCCTTCATAATCTGATAATGCTCTGTTTTTTTATATTCCACTTTATTAAAACCATTATTGATTTCATATATTATTGAATCAGGATAAGACATGATAATTGGGGAATGAGTAGCAATTACAAACTGCGAATCTTTTTGTATTAGCTCATGCATCCGCGAAAGCAAAGCTAGCTGCCGTGACGGCGATAGCGCAGCCTCAGGTTCATCTAAAATATATAAGCCTTTTCCTGAAAATCTATTCATAAACAACGACAGGAATGATTCACCGTGGGATTGTTCGTGTAATGAAAGTCCTCCATAAGAATCTATAATCCTTGGCCCCCGCCCATCTTCCTTATCCAATTCTTGAATATATGTGGCAGCATTATAAAAACTTTCTGCTCTAAGAAAAAATCCGTCTCTGGGTTTTTTAATTCCCTTTACTAACTTTATATATTTATATAAACCTGAATGAGTATCCGATGTTGAAAAGTTAAAGTTTTTTGTACCGCCTTCGGGATTGAATCCATATGATGCGGCAATCGCTTCAAGTATAGTTGATTTACCGGTACCATTCTCACCTACAATAAATGTAACTTTGGGGTGTATTTCTAATGTATATAAATTC is part of the Oxobacter pfennigii genome and encodes:
- a CDS encoding AAA family ATPase; amino-acid sequence: MLKRSSNQYLRAAELCREKIESFSTYPYSLPAIKNLYTLEIHPKVTFIVGENGTGKSTILEAIAASYGFNPEGGTKNFNFSTSDTHSGLYKYIKLVKGIKKPRDGFFLRAESFYNAATYIQELDKEDGRGPRIIDSYGGLSLHEQSHGESFLSLFMNRFSGKGLYILDEPEAALSPSRQLALLSRMHELIQKDSQFVIATHSPIIMSYPDSIIYEINNGFNKVEYKKTEHYQIMKEFINNTDKMLNIIMEP
- a CDS encoding DUF1697 domain-containing protein encodes the protein MTIYAALLRGINVGGKNRILMSDLKSLFEHMGLSEVQTYIQSGNVLFKSEEEEEPLREKIEGEIEKAFGFSVAVVLRTAAELEEICRSCPFSNEEISEAEASSQVECLYVSLLIHAPSKEKVERLDVYKNESDEFRIIGRDVFLLFHNSIRNSKLANKLHILDAPATVRNWKTINKLSLLAKAMGV